Within Rhodobacter xanthinilyticus, the genomic segment TCGTTCAGCGATATCCTTGATGATCTCGATCTCGGCGCTATGGCCGGGCTGACAGCTCGGAAGGGCGATTTCGGGCTATTCGGCGATGTGATGTATGTGAAGGTCGGGGCCGAGCAGGCGCTTGGCCCGGTGCTTGGCAGCGCCACGCTCGACGCGAAGAATGTCGCGTTCACCCTTGGCGGCGACTACGTCATTGCACGCTCCCAAAATGGCGAGTTGCGGCTGGCCGGCGGCCTTCGTTACTGGAACGTCGAGACCGATCTGCGCTTCAGCGGCGGTGCGGTGGGGGAGCGTTCAGGATCGGCTTCGAACGATTGGATGGATGGGCTGGCCGGCGTGAACTGGCAGGCCGACACAAGCGCGAAAACCTTCGTGACGGGTTGGGCAATGGTCGGCGCTGGCGGATCGGACTTTACCGCCGATGTCTTCGCGGGCCTCGGCTACCGGATCAGTGAGCGCAATTCCATCGTCGGCGGCTACCGATATCTGAGCGTCGATCGCGAGGACGGTGATTTCCTGTATGACGTCGAGCAGCAGGGCCTGATGCTGGGCCTGAGCCTGCCGTTTTGACGGCGCCGCGCACTCCGGCCGCTTGGGCGGTTACTCAAGCTGCCACAGACCGTCGGCACGCTTGCAGCGCTTGAATTCGCCACGCTGCGGACCGGCCTTTTCTTTCGTCTCAAAGACATGCGCAAGAAGGACGCAATTGTCCTGAATTTCGGTGATCTCGATCGAACCACCCGCGCCGCTGGCCTCGTTTTTCCACTCTCCCATATCGCCCGGCTTCGCCTCGGGGGCGGTGTAGAGCGCTTCCGCTTCGGCCATCATCAGCTTGACGTCATCGGGGGCAGGCCGGAGTCGCCCAACATGACGGCCGCGCCTGTGCCTGCGCCATTCCGGCGAAACCGATAAACGTCAGCAGGGTAAGAAGGGGTCGCATTCGAGAGTTCTCCACGGCAGGGACACGAGCATTGATTTGCCGGTCATGGCATGAGCCGAAGGTGCCTTGTCAGTTGATCTTGCGCAAGATGCGGTAGGTGTTGCGCTCGGAAATCCCGAGCGTCTCGGCCAGTTTCTGGCGGTTGCCGCCAAACCGGTCGAGCAGCAGTTGCAGATAGGCGTCGCGCATTTCCTCAAGCGTGGGCGGCGCTGCGAAACGCAGCAAGATCCCGTTGCTGCCAGCGGCCTGTACGCCGGTCTGGCCAGCCAGCCCGACATCGGCGGGCAGGATCTCGGCGCGGCCGGCGGACATGATCAGCCCGCGTTCAATTGCGTTGCGCAATTCGCGAATATTCCCGGGCCAATCGTAGCTTTGCAGCGCGGTGCGGGTTTCGCGCGGCAGAACCTTGTCGACGCCGCGCTGGAACGAGCGGTTCTCCAGCAGGAACTCGGCCAATGTCGGGATGTCCTGCGCGCGCTCGCGCAGTGCGGGCACCGCCAGGCTGAGGGCCGAGAGGCGATAGAACAGCTCGGGGCGGAAGCGGCCCTCGCGCGCGGCGCCTTCAAGGTCGGCGGCGGTGGCCGCGATCAGCCGCACGGGGCAGGGCAGCGACATGACCGAGCCCTGCGGCCGGTAGCAGCCCTGCTCCATCACCCGCAATACCGGGGCTTGCAGGGTCAGCGGCAGCTTTTCGATTTCGTTCAGAAATACCGTCCCGGCCTCGGCGGCGGCAAAAAGGCCCTCGCGCCGGGGTGTGCCGCTACCCGGCAGGCTGCCGAAGAGATCGGCCGCGCTTAGTTCCGGGTCGCAGTCGATGGTCACGAAACGCGCGTTGGCGCGCGGGCTTTGCATGTGGATCGCCTCGGCCACGGCGGTCTTTCCGGTGCCCGCCTCGCCACGCAGCAGCACCGGCGCATCCGAGGCCGCGACCAGGCCGATCATGCGGCGTAACTCAACCATCACGGGGCTGTCGCCGGTTAGGGTCATCTGGTCGGCGCGTTGGGCCTTGGCCTGCCAGAACGCCAGATCACGCCGCAGCGCAGCTGTCTCGAACACCCGCCCAAGCGCCAGTTCAAGGCTGTCGGGTGAGACCGGCTTGACCATATATTCCACCGCCCCCGCTTTGACCGCGCGCACCGCCTGGTCGATCGAGCCGAAGGCCGTCAGGATCACCACAGGGCAGAACTCGCGCAGCTCCGGCAGGAAGGTCATGCCGTCGGTATCGGGCAGGCGCATGTCGAGGATCGCCAGCGCCGGGGCGAAATATCCCAGCATCTCCAGCGCTTCGGCTCGGGAGCGCGCGCCGCGTGCGTCATGTCCCAGTTCGGCCAACTGGTCGCAGAGCAGGCGGTTCAGGGTGCGGTCGTCCTCGACCACAAGGATCGGGCGCGGGGCTACGGGGGGAGGTGTCATGGCGACGTCTCCTGTGAGGTGATGGCATCCGCCTGCAGGGCGTCTGTTTCCGGGGCGTCGGGATCGGGGAAGCTGACGGTAAAGACCGAACCGCGCCCGAGGCTGCTTTCGACCTCGATCGTGGCGCCGTGGCGTTCGAGGATGCCGCGCACGATCGACAGGCCAAGCCCACGGCCCATGCTCGCATCGGCGCGGCGCGACCAGAAGGGCATGAAGATCCGCTCCAGATCCGCCGCCGCGATGCCGATGCCCAGATCGGTGACCGACAGGCGCACCTTGCCCGCCTCACGCCAGCCGCGCAACGTGACGGTGCCGCCCTTGGGCATGGCGTGGAAGGCATTCATGATCAGGTTGGTTAGCAGCATCCGCAGGTCGGCATCGGTGGCGATCAGCCGCAGGCCGGGTTCCAACTCGGTCACTATCGTGATGCCGCCCTGCTCGGCCTGATAGTTAAGCAGTTGCGAGACGCCCGAGACGACGCGGTCAAGCTCGATCAATTGGCGGCCTTCGCCGGGCGGCGCTGAAAGCATCAGCAGGTTGTCGGTGATCTCGATGCATTTGCCGACCTCAGAGCGGATCGTGTCGAAATAGGCGCGGGCGCGTTCCGGGCGGCCCTGGTCGAATTCGCGCGCCAGCGCCGCAAGGGCGAGTTCAACCGAGGAGAGCGGATTGAAGATCTCATGCGCGACCCCGGCGGCCAAGAGGCCGATCTCGCTTAGCCGTTCTTCCTGCGAGATGCGGGCCTGCGTGTCGAGATCGCGGATCGCCTCGACGACGCAGGGCGGGCCGTCACCCGCCAGTTCGATCCGGGCTGAGCTGACCTCGACCGTGCGCGCGCCCCCGGCGCAGTGATGCCGGTCGCGGAAGGTCACCGCGGGGGCGCCTTTCTCGATCAGTTCGACCACCGGGCAGGTCACCAGCGTGTGCGGGCAAGGCGTGTCTCGGCCGTGGCTGGAGGCATAGCAGAAGCTGCCCGCGACGGTTTCCGGGTCATGCCCGGTCTGCCGGCAATAGGCGCGATTGGCGCGCAGGATGCGGAAGTCGGGGCCGATCACGCGCACGCCGTCGGGCAGCGCATCGAGCAGCGCCTGCAACTCGGCCTCTGAGTGGCGGATCGTGGCCAGCTGGCTTTCAATCTGCGCGGACATGCGGTTGAAGGCCTGCCCGAGACCGGCGATCTCATCTTCGCCCCTAATATCGAGCTGGGTATCGAGCGACCCTTCGGCCAGCGCGCGATTGGCGGCGGTCAGACGGTCGAGCGGTGCGATCACCATGCGCCGCAGCGCGATCCACATCGCGGCGCTGGCCAGCGTCACGACAGCAAGCCCCAGAACCCCCAGCCAGATCGCGCCGGAAAAAGCCTCGCGGCGGATCGCCCCGGCGCGGTAATCCACCACCAGCAGCCCGTTAACGGGATGTTCCGCCGCCTCGCCGTGGCACTGGCGGCACTCGCTGCGGTTCAGCACCGGGTTGATCGAGCGCATGGCGACCTCGCCGCCGCCTTCGTCAAGGTAACGCGCGCCGGGGGCGCGGCTTTCTAGCGCCTCTTGCAGCGCCGGGCTGTCCAGCATCTGCCCGACGCGCGACGGGTCCGACGAGAAGCGCACCTCGAAATCGGGATTGACGATCATCACCCGCGCGATGTCGTCCTGCCGACCCAACCCGTCGAGGATCTGCAAAAGCCCTGGGATGTCGCGCTTGAGCATTGCGTTTTCCAGTGCGCCCTGAAGCAGCTCGTTGATCTGGCCGGCCGCGCGGGCGTGAACCGAGATCATCTGGTTGCGGTAAAGCGTGCTGAGCACGGCAAGGAATAGCGCCGAGACGACGATCAGCAAGCCACCGAGTGCGAGGATCAGCTTGCGCTGCACCGAGGCGCCCGCCCAATGCCGGAACCGGGCCATGATCATGACAGCACCTGAAACAGCTTGCGGTGATGCCCGGTGCGGCGGCAGACCGGGCAAAGGCCTCCTTCAGCGTTCGCGGGGCGATGCGCGGCAGGCTCATGCACCGATACCCCGCAGCCGCGGCAGGCATAGGCTTGCAGCGGCACGTCGGGGGGGGCTGGGGCCATCGCGGCTAGTTGCAAGGCATCCTCGTCGCAGACATCGGCACAAAGCCCGCAGCCGGTGCAGGCCGCAGGCTCGGTCCGGTAGCACGGATTTCCCTCGTCGTCCTTGATACGGATCAGAACGCCATGGGGGCAAATGCGCAAACATGCCTCGCAGCCCGTGCATCTATTGGCGTCAATGCGAGGAGTGGCGGCGAAAACCTCGCTGTCACGGCAGGGTTCTGCCTGCAACCGTGCCAGTGCGTCTACCTGAGTCTCGGGAGTGGCAACGCGCTTGAAAATGTTGCGGCGCGCGGGGTTTTCGGGGGCTTCGCGCAGCAGGGTCGTGATTTCGGCATGGCTGGCGGGCGCCAGTCCAAGCCCCGCCAGCCCGCGGCCCTCGGCCAGCGCCGAGATCTGCGCTGTGCGCGCCGACAGATCATGCCCCTCGGGCGGCTTGTCAGGACAGGTCGCGCAATCGCCGCTGGCCAGCGCGATACGGTGCACACCCTCTGCCAGAAGCGTGGCAAGATCGTTCAGCGACAGCGCATGGGCGCAGGGGCGCGATGCATCACCCTGGGGGTGGCGCGGGCAAAGCGCCAATGCCACCCCGCCGCGCCGTGCTGCAACGGCAGAGGAGCCGGGCAACGAGAGCGCGCTTTCGGGGCAGGCCGCCGCACAGAGCCCGCAGCCCGAGCAGCGTTCCGGCTCGATCTGCAACCCGCCGCGGATCGGTTCAAGCGCACCGTGGGGGCAGGCCTCGATACAGGCCGCGCAGGAACTGGCGGACAGACGGGCGGCGGTGCAACTGCCCGCGGCCAGCCGGGGCAGGGCGCTGGTTACCAACTCTCGGCCGCTCCGGGCACGAAGGGCGCGGCCTCGGCCTCGGGCTGGCTTGAGGCGGGGACCGATTTGCGCGGCTGACGCGCAAGGCCGGTCAGATCCTCAAGCTCGTCGCGCAGGGCCTCAAGGTAGGCTGCGCAGAGCAGCCCCGCAGCGGCATAGAGCGGCTCGGCCACGCGAAGGGCCATTCTGCGACCGAACTCGGGCACCCAGGGCAGCAGATGCGCGTCAAGGAAATGCGCCGCATCGGCCATGCTCGCCTCGGTGCCGAGGTTCAGCAGCAGGCCAAGGAATTGCAGCTCATGCACGATATGATCGTCGGCGCGCTTGCGCCAGTCAGGGACGGTTACGCCGTAATGCGCATACCAGTCGCGCACCTCGAACATCGGGCCCTGACGCTCCAGCTTTTCCTCGGTCAGCCAGACCGAGGCGTTGGGCGCCAGCCGGTAGCCATGCGTCAGGAATACATCGGCGTAATCGGCGGCCAAGGCATCCAGCGCGCGGGCGGGAACCTGCTCGGGCAGGCCCGACAGGGCAACCCGCAGGACCTGGGCGCCTGCGCGACCCTCGGGCGAAGGCAGCAGCGCCTCGAACATATCGGGCGCCTGAATGGCACGCAGTCCGCACATCAGATCGCTGTCCGCCTCGCGGTCAAAGAGGCGGATCAGCAGGCCAAGCGCCTCGGCGGCGGTATCAAGGGTGCCCCGTGCCGTATCAGGGGCGGCACGGGGCAGGGGCGGGGAGGGGAGACTGGTTTGAGGTTCACCCATCGACCCGCCCTTTCGAATGCGGAACGAACACGATTGAGGGATTGGTTAGTTCCGGGTCGGCCATGGATTTGACCTGACGCACGACCTCATCGTTCGGCCCGCGCGCTTTCGTCTCGTAGCTGCCATCGCGCAGCTGGTCGATCGGCCCGATGTCGAGCACCCGCATCATGCAGGCCGAGACGCAATAGGGTTTGCGCCCTGCCTCCAGCTCGTCGATGCACATGTTGCACTTCTTGACGACGTTCTCTTCGGGGTCGAACTGCGGCGCGCCATAGGGGCACGAGGCCTCGCATTTGCGGCAGCCGATGCACAGCGTGGTGTCGATGTCCACAACGCCATTGTCGGGGCGCTTGAAGATCGCGCCGGTCGGGCAGGTCGGGATGCAGGCCGGCTCCGCGCAATGGTTGCACGACATGTTGATCTTGAAGGCGAAAACCTCGGGGAACGTGCCGCCCTCGATATATTGCACGCGGCGAAAGCGCGGCCCCGCCGAAAGCCCGTTCTTGTCCTTGCAGGCGATCTCGCAGGCACGACAGCCGATGCAATCCACGTTGTTGTGGATGAAGCCGAACTGCTGCTCGGGGACTACGGGGGTGTAGCCCTCGCGCTTGCGCTTGGCGGCATTGGCCTTGATGGCTTCCTTGTCGATCTTGTTGGCCATGATGGTTTGCCCCCTTTACTGATCGCGCCGGAAGACATGGGAGCGCGCCGTGGCCAGCTGATCCCATCCGGGGCGGTGATGCAGGTCGGTCTTGCGGATGTTGCACAGCACCGTGTTGTAGGCGAAGGCCCCGGCGGGCGAGGGATCGTCCTTGGTCAGGAAATCCGGGTTGCCCGCGCGGTCCACGCCGTCCTTGTCGAGGTCCATCCAGGCGCCCTCATGCAGCACCAGAACGCCGGGCATACAGCGCTCGGTCACATAGACCGGGGTCACCACGCGGCCGCGATCGTTCCACAACTCGACGATGTCGCCATGCTTGATGCCCATGCGTTTGGCATCGGCGGCGTTCATCGTCGTTTCCTGACTGAAGGTCTCGCGCAGCCATGGGATGTTGTTGAAGATCGAATGCGTGCGCCAGCGCGGATGCGGGCTGATCAGGTGGAAGGGGTAGGTCGCGGTCAGCGGATGGTTGAGGCTTTCCCAGGGCTCGATCCATTTCGGGATCGCGGGGATTTCATAGCCGTATTGCGTGCGGCTCCAGTCGTCGATCTGCGCCAGTTGCGAGGACAGGATCTCGATCTTGCCCGAGGGGGTCTGGAACGGCAGGCCCTGCTCGATCTGGGCGCGGAAGGCGACATGCGGCTGCGACAGGATGAACTTGTAGACGCCGCGCTTCTTGAACTCTTCCCAGCTCCATTCGACATGCTGGTGCTCTTGCACCTTGTGCCACCAGTCGACCAGATAGGCTTCGTCGGTCGCATCGGGATTGTCGAAATAGTCGCGCGCGGCCTTCGGGTTGTAGGCCGGGCCAAAGCCAAGGCGCCAGGCAAGCTCGGTATAGACCTGGAAGTCGGTCTTGCTCTCGCCCAGAGGCTCGATGACCTTCGGGCGGTGGATGTAGTAATGCCCCTTGTACCAGGGCAGCGCGACATCGTGGCGCTCGAAATGGGTGGCGATGGGCAGCAGGTAGTCGGCCCAGATGCCGGTCGGCGTGATCGTGCTGTCCGAGCAAACCAGAAGGCTTTCGCCCTCGCCCTGTTCGTCGAGCTTGCGGATGGCCGCGATCTCTTTGTTGATGTTCGTCAACTGGTTGAACCAGTCCGAGCCCTGCCAGAAGATGCCGCGGATATTCGGAACCACCCCGTCGAACTGGTCGCTGCGCGGCCACAGACCGGCCTCTTGCCGGGTGACATTGGGGTAGTTGAGCACGATATGCGCCCAACGGTCGGACTTGATCGAGGCATACCAGACGTTGGCATATTGGTCATAGGGATAGGCCACCGCCTCGGAGTGCCAGGCCTTGCCCACGCCTTCGGCGCAGCCGCCGAGGATGCCGATATTGCCGGTCATCGCCTGAAGCGCCGCCGCCATGCGGTTATATTGCTCACCATAGGCATTGCGCCCCGGTGCCCAGCTGGCCTTGAGCGCGGCGGGCTTGGTGGTGGCATACATTTCGGCCAGCTTGCGGATGTCATCGGCCTTCACGCCGCAGATCTCGGCGGCCCATTCGGGCGTCTTCGGCACGCCGTCATTCGTGCCAAGGATGTATTCCTTGAAGCTTTCATGCCCCCGCTGATAGGCCCAGTTCGGCGTCGTGCCCGGGTCCATGCCCTGCACGAAGCGGTCGATGAAGCCCTGATCGTGCCAGCCATTGTCCCAGATGTGATAGGCCATGCCTGCCATCATCGCGGCATCGGTATTGGGACGGATCGGGATCCACCAGGCGTCATAGGCGGCGGCCGAGTCGGTGTACTGCGGGTCGATCAGCACGAACTTGCAGCCACGCTGCTTGGCCATGCGCATGTAATAGAACGTGTTGCCGCC encodes:
- a CDS encoding TorD/DmsD family molecular chaperone codes for the protein MGEPQTSLPSPPLPRAAPDTARGTLDTAAEALGLLIRLFDREADSDLMCGLRAIQAPDMFEALLPSPEGRAGAQVLRVALSGLPEQVPARALDALAADYADVFLTHGYRLAPNASVWLTEEKLERQGPMFEVRDWYAHYGVTVPDWRKRADDHIVHELQFLGLLLNLGTEASMADAAHFLDAHLLPWVPEFGRRMALRVAEPLYAAAGLLCAAYLEALRDELEDLTGLARQPRKSVPASSQPEAEAAPFVPGAAESW
- a CDS encoding molybdopterin-containing oxidoreductase family protein, yielding MTTRFNPAAWARLFTPTRRQFLQTASAAAATALVMPAGARKANAFAYEPYPRDDDLETVVTSCAHNCGSRHMLVAHKKGDVIVRLSTDNGTYQGDAYGTDTEEKPQLRACLRGRSYRSRLYSPERLLYPMKRVGKRGEGKFKRVSWDQALTEIAERMVYLRDKYGPQALLDQSYAGASYGVLHKSDQIEGLLGRFLGMFGCRTSSWSVPSYQGTTFSSRMTFGTIEDGNEDDAYAHSKLIIMWGWNPAYTFHGGNTFYYMRMAKQRGCKFVLIDPQYTDSAAAYDAWWIPIRPNTDAAMMAGMAYHIWDNGWHDQGFIDRFVQGMDPGTTPNWAYQRGHESFKEYILGTNDGVPKTPEWAAEICGVKADDIRKLAEMYATTKPAALKASWAPGRNAYGEQYNRMAAALQAMTGNIGILGGCAEGVGKAWHSEAVAYPYDQYANVWYASIKSDRWAHIVLNYPNVTRQEAGLWPRSDQFDGVVPNIRGIFWQGSDWFNQLTNINKEIAAIRKLDEQGEGESLLVCSDSTITPTGIWADYLLPIATHFERHDVALPWYKGHYYIHRPKVIEPLGESKTDFQVYTELAWRLGFGPAYNPKAARDYFDNPDATDEAYLVDWWHKVQEHQHVEWSWEEFKKRGVYKFILSQPHVAFRAQIEQGLPFQTPSGKIEILSSQLAQIDDWSRTQYGYEIPAIPKWIEPWESLNHPLTATYPFHLISPHPRWRTHSIFNNIPWLRETFSQETTMNAADAKRMGIKHGDIVELWNDRGRVVTPVYVTERCMPGVLVLHEGAWMDLDKDGVDRAGNPDFLTKDDPSPAGAFAYNTVLCNIRKTDLHHRPGWDQLATARSHVFRRDQ
- a CDS encoding 4Fe-4S dicluster domain-containing protein — encoded protein: MANKIDKEAIKANAAKRKREGYTPVVPEQQFGFIHNNVDCIGCRACEIACKDKNGLSAGPRFRRVQYIEGGTFPEVFAFKINMSCNHCAEPACIPTCPTGAIFKRPDNGVVDIDTTLCIGCRKCEASCPYGAPQFDPEENVVKKCNMCIDELEAGRKPYCVSACMMRVLDIGPIDQLRDGSYETKARGPNDEVVRQVKSMADPELTNPSIVFVPHSKGRVDG
- a CDS encoding 4Fe-4S binding protein, whose amino-acid sequence is MVTSALPRLAAGSCTAARLSASSCAACIEACPHGALEPIRGGLQIEPERCSGCGLCAAACPESALSLPGSSAVAARRGGVALALCPRHPQGDASRPCAHALSLNDLATLLAEGVHRIALASGDCATCPDKPPEGHDLSARTAQISALAEGRGLAGLGLAPASHAEITTLLREAPENPARRNIFKRVATPETQVDALARLQAEPCRDSEVFAATPRIDANRCTGCEACLRICPHGVLIRIKDDEGNPCYRTEPAACTGCGLCADVCDEDALQLAAMAPAPPDVPLQAYACRGCGVSVHEPAAHRPANAEGGLCPVCRRTGHHRKLFQVLS
- a CDS encoding sigma-54-dependent transcriptional regulator, producing MTPPPVAPRPILVVEDDRTLNRLLCDQLAELGHDARGARSRAEALEMLGYFAPALAILDMRLPDTDGMTFLPELREFCPVVILTAFGSIDQAVRAVKAGAVEYMVKPVSPDSLELALGRVFETAALRRDLAFWQAKAQRADQMTLTGDSPVMVELRRMIGLVAASDAPVLLRGEAGTGKTAVAEAIHMQSPRANARFVTIDCDPELSAADLFGSLPGSGTPRREGLFAAAEAGTVFLNEIEKLPLTLQAPVLRVMEQGCYRPQGSVMSLPCPVRLIAATAADLEGAAREGRFRPELFYRLSALSLAVPALRERAQDIPTLAEFLLENRSFQRGVDKVLPRETRTALQSYDWPGNIRELRNAIERGLIMSAGRAEILPADVGLAGQTGVQAAGSNGILLRFAAPPTLEEMRDAYLQLLLDRFGGNRQKLAETLGISERNTYRILRKIN
- a CDS encoding HAMP domain-containing histidine kinase, with protein sequence MIMARFRHWAGASVQRKLILALGGLLIVVSALFLAVLSTLYRNQMISVHARAAGQINELLQGALENAMLKRDIPGLLQILDGLGRQDDIARVMIVNPDFEVRFSSDPSRVGQMLDSPALQEALESRAPGARYLDEGGGEVAMRSINPVLNRSECRQCHGEAAEHPVNGLLVVDYRAGAIRREAFSGAIWLGVLGLAVVTLASAAMWIALRRMVIAPLDRLTAANRALAEGSLDTQLDIRGEDEIAGLGQAFNRMSAQIESQLATIRHSEAELQALLDALPDGVRVIGPDFRILRANRAYCRQTGHDPETVAGSFCYASSHGRDTPCPHTLVTCPVVELIEKGAPAVTFRDRHHCAGGARTVEVSSARIELAGDGPPCVVEAIRDLDTQARISQEERLSEIGLLAAGVAHEIFNPLSSVELALAALAREFDQGRPERARAYFDTIRSEVGKCIEITDNLLMLSAPPGEGRQLIELDRVVSGVSQLLNYQAEQGGITIVTELEPGLRLIATDADLRMLLTNLIMNAFHAMPKGGTVTLRGWREAGKVRLSVTDLGIGIAAADLERIFMPFWSRRADASMGRGLGLSIVRGILERHGATIEVESSLGRGSVFTVSFPDPDAPETDALQADAITSQETSP